In Deltaproteobacteria bacterium, the DNA window AGGGCAATCGTCGTCCGGGCAGTGGTAGGCCTGGTCCGGCCCGCAGCGCGGCGGTGTGCAGGCGGGAAAGGGCGTCGGCGTCGGGGTCTTCATGCCCGGCGTGCAGTCGGACGGCAGAACATCACAGGCTGTGGCCTCGGGTGTCGGGGGCACGAACTCGCGCGTGTTGTTGTCCTCTCGGCTTTCCGCCACCCAGCCCCCAGCGTCGGCGACGACTACTGCCGGCGCCACGTAGGGGGTTTCGAGACATTGCTCATCGCCGGCGGCCAAGCCGCTGAAATACAGCGCCAGCCCCCCGTTCACCGAGACATAGAAGGATCCCGACGGCGCCTCGCCTTGATTGGCGACGCACACCGCCATCGCCGGTCTGGGGTAGCAGTTGTCCAGCAGGCAGCCGCTCAGCCGGACGTCGCTCGGGATCAAGTCCGGCAGCTGCTCGGGCGGCAAGCCGTCACAGGGGTCTTTGGTGCAGGCGTCGCACTGGCCGTCCGCGGTGAAGTGGTCTGCCGGGCACCAGGAGAAGGCCAGTGGTGACATGCTGTAGCGCGCGAGCATGCAACACTTCTCCTGCGTCGTGAGTTCGGGCGAGCCCGCGCTACAGTCCTGTGAGCCGTAGAAGCAGGCGCCTTCAGGCGGCGGCGTCGGCAGCGGGGTGACGCAAGTGGTACCGCAACCACCGGGGCACTCGCCCGGGCAGTAGTACACTTGTCCCGGTGCGCACGGCGGCGGCGTGCAGACCGGGCGCGGCGAACGCGTCGGAGTGGAAGTCGGCAGCGGCCCGCCGGGGGTGCAGGTGGGTGGCGGGGTCGCTGTCGGCGGCGGCGGCACGAAGAACATCTGCCGGTTGTTGGTTTCGTCGCTCTCCGCCACCGTACCGGTGATGTCGGCGGCGGCGATCACATCGAGGTAGAACAGGCCCGGGCGCGAGATGCAGCGCTGCTCGCCGGCAGCCAGACCGGCCACCGTGAACTTGTCTTCCCCTGCTCCCGAACTGGCCGCCAGCGAAACGACGAACGGGCCCGCCGCGCCGGCGCCCTGGTTGGCGACGCAAACATCGACCAGCGGCGACGGCAGGTGCTGGTAATCACTTATGCACGCTGGCGCGGGCGGCAGGTTCAGTGTGGCGCTGAGCGGAACCAAATCCGCAAGCGGCGGGGCCACGTGCCCCGCCGGCAGTACGGTTAGCGTGATGCTGACTACCGGGTCGTAGTAGAGATAGAAGCGGCCGTAAATGGTGTAGGTACCCGGCGCCACCGCGGTGCCGGTCTCGTCCTTGAGATCCCAGAACGCGCGCAGCTGGTATTTGACTTCGGCATCGTCGCGGCCCGGCGCACCCAGCGGCAGGAAGGGGTCGCCGCAGCCTTCCTCGCGAATCGTCCGCACGCGCGTCTCGCCTTGGTAAACGTACAGATCGAGGCAGGGGTCGAACACGCCGCCGTGCGGTTGGGTCTCCGTCACGGTGTAGCGCAACGTCGCCACCCCCGGCTGGCTGTACTGGGCGCAGTCCGATTCCAGCACCACCCGGTTGAAGTCGTCAGACCACACCCCACGATTGACATTGGCCGGATCGCAATAACCGATTTCGCTGGTCTCGAACACCTCCAGCCCTTCTTGATTGCTCTGCTTGCCGGCCAACTCCGCCCACACCTTGACAATGCCCGCGGCCCGGGCGGTGAACACACCCGCGGAGTCAAAACCACCGACCGATGGATCACTGCTGTGCCAGGTCGCCTCTTTGGTGACGTCACGGGCAAAGCCGACATCGTAGAAGCCGGTGGCGCGGAAGAAGCGCTGGTCGCCTTTGCCCACCACCCGTTCGCCGCCCTCCTGGTAGATCGAGAGCGAGACCAGGGTGGCGTCGTTGACCACGTGGACGCCGACGAGGTTACTGCTGACTTCACCGAGGGTGGCGGTAATGGTCGCATCACCGGCGGCGACCGCGCTCATCACGCCCGCAGCGTCGATCGGGGCGGCGTCATCGTTGTTCGAGCGCCAGGTGACCTTGTCGGTAGCATCTTCCCAGGCGCCGGTGTCGTACTGCGCCGTCGCCCGGAATTGCAGCGTGTCACCCCGCAACACGGTGATGCTGTAACCGCAATCGAAGCAGGGCTCCGGCCGCATGCCGTCGGCACCGACGCGCGCGTCGATCACCGCGAAGCCGTCGTTGTTGGCGTAGATCGACAGCGCCACCACCGTGGGTTCGGTGACCACCCGGATGTCGGTCGCTTCACTCACCACACCGCTCAAGGAAGCGCTAAGCTTGGTGGTGCCGGCCTGCTTGGCGGTGAACAGCCCGGCAACTACCTCGCCGATCTCCGGCGGGACGAGCTGCCAGGCGACCTCGTCGGTGATGTCCTCGTAGTAGCCGTCATCGAATTCACCGGTGGCCTGGAACTGGATCGTTGCCCCGATTTGCACCACCTGCGTGCAATTGGGCGCCGGCAGGATGCCGGTTGCCGGCGGGTCAGTAACCGGCGGCCGGGTGTCGTCACGTGGGGCGCCCATGGTGTAGATGCAGGAAGCGTTTTGGACATAGATCCGGCGCAGCGCCGGCCGGGCCATGACCGTGAGCGGCCACGGCGCACTGGTGAGGTCACCGACCGTTGCAGTCAGCGAGGTGGTGCCGAGCGCCAGCGCCGAGACCGCGCCCCACGAGTCGATGGTGGCAACGCTCTCGCTCGACGAGCGCCAGTCGGCCAGATAAGTGACGTCGAGGGTGGTGCCGTCCGACAGCCTGGCGGTGGCATAGAAGGAGCCGCTTTGGCCGAGAACCAGTTGTGTCGGGCCGTTGGCGATGAAGATCTCGGTGACCTCCAGCGTATCAAAGCGGCCGTCGCCGTCGCTGTCGATCAGCGTGCGGCTCCAGTCGCTCAGCTCCACCACGCGGCCGTCGCGGGTGACCAGGCGCGTGCCGTTGGGGCCGACCACGTCACGCATCTGCGCGCCGTCGAGCGTGTAGGTGGAGATCGACTTCACCAGACCCCACGACATCTCGGCGACGACCTCCGCCGCGCCGCCGTCCCCGACTGTGAACGGCACACTGACCGAAGCCAGATTGCCATCGAGGGTGCGGCTCACTTGCAGGGTGTAGCGGCCAGGCGCCAAACCGGCGATGACGAAGCGGCCGTCACTGCCGGTCACGCCCGCCTGGTCCGCGCCGATCACCGTCCAGTCGGCATGCGACAGCGCGCGATCGAACGATGCCTTCTCCGGGTTGCCTTCCCAGAAGGCCGGGGGCGCCCCGAGCGCGTCACTGCCCGAGCCGACCGAGCGCTGCACTACCAGCAGTCCGTTGACGGCGCTGGCGGAGGCCTGTGTCGGTGTCCTCGTCACCGTGACCGTCGCCGTCACGCCCTGTGTCGGCGTCGCCGCGCCGGTCCTTGTCGCGGTCGGGGTCGGCCCGAGATCAATGTCCGAGCCACCGCAGGCGGCGGCGAACAACGCCAATGTCGCCACCAGACTCCAGTTGGTCCACTCTGGCCTCCGTTGCGTCATCGCTACACTCCTTCCCGTTCGTTCAGCGCTACGATCGGCGGGCTGCAATCAGCCCTCACGCTTCTCCAACTAAACAAGTTTTGTTTGCTTGTCAAGCAAGTTTTATTTGGCTAGGATGCGGCTCATGGCTGCTGGGGTCCCGGCCGGCAAGGGCATCAGGGATGTGTTCTACGAGACCCGTGTGCTCATGGGGCGGGATTTCACTGTGCGTCGCTTTGCCGAAGAGGTACTCGGCGGCAGCGTCGATCCGGTCATGCTCGGCTACATCGAGAAGGGCAAGCGGTTTCCGAGCGAGGCGCTGGTGCGCCGGCTGGCCGCCATCCGCAAGCAGGACGCGCACGAGCTGCTCGCGCTGTTGTGGCGTGACCGCATTGTCTACGCCTTCGGCAAGGAGCTGCGCCGTGTGCTGCATGCACCCAAGGGCGTCGCCGGGGTCGAGGACGCGGAGTTGGCGGTGGTGGTCAGCCAAGCCATCGCGGCCTTGCCGGACGATGGCGGCTGGATTGCGACGGCGCGCTGGCGCGAGCAATTTCGCGCGGCGCCCAAGCGCGGGGCGAAAAAGCGGGCGGTGTCCGGTGTCCTCGCCCAGGAGGTCGAGAGCACACTGCGCGAGCGCGGCCTGATCGAAGTGCGCGCCGGCAAGGTGCGCCGGCGCGGCCGCCATTTCGTCGCCACCGACGTGCGGGAACGCCAAGCGCTGGCGCTGGAGTTCTGCACCCTGTTCGCCAAGGGGTTGCTCGACAAGTTGGCGTTGCCCGACGCCGACACCGGTACTTACGTGCGCAATCACTATCTGCACCTCGACCGCGCCCGGCTGGCGGAGTTCCAGAAGCGACTCGACGACAGCCTGCGCCAACTCGCCGAGGAGTTCGCTACTGACGCCTCGGCGCAGACCGATTTCATGAACGTGCTGGTAACGGCGACGCCGTTGTGAGAGGCCATGATGGTTTTGCTACCGATCATACCCGAGTACGCAGAAGCCGCGGCCATGAGCGGCAGCCGGAATCGGCGCCGCCTTGGTGGATCGCGGGTCTTGGCTGAAGCCCGCGCCTTCGGGCTCCTCTCAACTCTGGCTTTCGTGCTGGCAGCCTGTACCGGCAGCGGTTCGAGCGGGTTCGACATCAATGCAGAGGGCGCCGCTATCACTCAGGCGCTGCAAGAGCAGCGCTGCGTGGACTTCGAAGGGCTCACCATCTGTCCGGCCGACGTCACGCCGACGCCGGTGAATCCGACGACAACCCCGACGCCAACAGCGACTCCCAGTCCGTTCACGACACCCACCCTGGGGCCGGGACCGACCGCGTCCCCGACCATCGTCCCATCGACGCGCGTGCCCACGCCGGCCGCCTCCGCTACCGCAACGCCGGTCGTGATCGTCCCCACGCCGGGCATGAGCATCGACACCGGGCTGGAGAAGGACGCGCCGATCGCCTGCGTGGCGCTGGCGGCGGATACCGGGTGCGGCTTGACACTGACCTTTACCGCGCAAGGCTTCCCACCAGAGGCGGTCTTCCGCGTCGCCGTGCGCACGCTTGATCCGGTCAGCCCGTGGACGATCGGCGGCGAGGCGCGGCCCGGTGCCGACACCCACGGCGCGCCGGACTTCGAGGGCCCAGTGGCGGTGCAGGTACCGGCGGCGACACCGGGCCGCAGTACCCGCGTGCAGATCGCAGTCTTGGTGTTCTTGACCGCCGATGGATCAGTGCCGCCGCAAGTCGAGCGGCTCGCCGACAGCGGCGCGGACTTCGCCTATGTCACCGAAGAGCTGCTCTTACTGCCGGAGTCGTAAGGAGGCGGACGCGGCTTCGGTAACTGCTGATCCGCCGACCCGTGGGCCGCGCAGCGGCCTGGGCTCCGTTTCTACTCGGGGCGATGCCGCAAGACGTGAATTACTTCCTCGTTAGCGTAATGACCTTATCGTCGATTCAAGGTTCCGGCTTCGGTGATCTCCGATAGCTGGGGTCGGGCAGGGGCAGTGCACCGGGAGCGCGGGCGCGTGCACATCCTGAGTTTGCCGTGAGCGGGCGACGCAGGATGCCCCAGGGCGTTGACGGCGGCGGGCTCCGAGTTGTAGGGTTCGGCCCGGAAGATTACGCCCTTTTAGGAGAACAGTCATGACCGAACGTACGCGTGAAATCCTCAGCTGGTACCGCAGTGACACGCCCGGCACGCTCACCAACATCGCTCGGCTTCTCAATCACGGCCGACTCGGCGGCACCGGTAAGCTGGTTATCCTGCCGGTTGATCAAGGATTCGAGCACGGGCCGGCCCGCAGCTTCGCGCCCAACCCCGCGGGCTACGATCCGCGCTACCACTTCGAGTTGGCCCTGGCCGCCGGGTGTAACGCCTACGCTGCCCCACTCGGCTTCATCGAGGCCGGCGCGGCCGAATTCGCCGGCGAGATCCCGCTCATCCTCAAGCTCAACAATTCGGACTCGTTGTTTGGCGGCGCCGACCCTTGCCCGGCCATCACCGGCAGTGTCGACGACGCGCTGCGCCTGGGCTGCGCGGCGATCGGCTTCACGATCTATCCGGCTTCGTCGGCCCGTAACGAAATGTACGGACAGATTCGTGCCCTGTCCGAGGAAGCCAAGCGCAAGGGGCTGGCTGTCGTGGTGTGGTCGTACCCGCGCGGTTCGGGTATCTCCAAGGAAGGCGAAACCGCCATTGACGTGATTGCCTACGCCGCGCAGATCGCCGCTCAGCTCGGTGCCCACCTCATCAAGGTGAAGCCGCCCACGGCACACCTCGAGCAGTCGGCGGCCAAGAAGGTCTACGAAAAGGAGCGCATCCCGATCGCCACTCTGGCAGAGCGCGTCCGCCACGTGGTGCAAGGCGCCTTCAACGGCCGGCGCATCGTCATTTTCTCCGGCGGCGAAGCGAAGGAGACCTCGGCCATCCTCGACGAGATCCGCGCCATCCGCGACGGCGGCGGTTTCGGATCGATCATCGGGCGCAACAGCTTTCAGCGGCCGAAGGATGAGGCGGTCAAGTTCTTGCACACCGTCATGGACATTTACGCGGGCACGGCCAAGTAGCCGGCCACGTGCCACCAGCCCGGCTTTCGGCAGAAGGGGGTCGCATCATGCCCATTGAACAGATGTTGTCGCGGGAATTCCTGCGGGTGGTCGAGTTGGCGGCCGTGGCTGCGGCCCGAACGATGGGGCAGGGAGAGCGCCACCATTCGGACGATGTCGCCGTCGAGGCGATGCGCAAGGCGATGGATACGCTGCCGATGCGCGGCGAGATCGTCATCGGCGAGGGCGAGCGGGATGAAGCGCCGATGCTCTTCATCGGCGAGAAGGTCGGCCGTGGCAAGAGCGATGATCCGGAGGTCGCCATCGCCGTCGATCCGCTGGAGGGCACCAACCTGTGCGCCACCGGCTCGCCCGGCGCGATCGCCGTCTTGGCGGCCTCGAACAAGGGTGGCCTGCTCAATGCGCCCGATTGCTACATGGAGAAGATCATCGTCGGCCCGGCAGCCAAAGGCGCGGTGCACCTTGACGCCTCCGTGGCGCAGAATCTCAAGGCGATCGCGGCCCGCTTGCACCGCGCCGTCTCCGACTTGGTGGTGATCGTGCTCGATCGGCCTCGGCACGAGAAACTGATCAAGGAAATTCGCGCCGCCGGCGCGCGCATCCGGCTGATCTCGGACGGCGACTTGTCGGCCGGGATCTCGGCCGCGGTGCGTGGGACCAACGTGCACGCGGTGATGGGAACCGGGGGCGCGCCCGAAGGCGTGCTCACCGCCGCCGCCCTGCGCTGCCTCAACGGCGGCATGGAAGGCCGCCTGGTCCAGGCTAAGCCCGGCGACCAGGAGCGCGAGAAGTTCGAGGCGCGCTTGAAGTCGATGGGGATCGTCGACCCCAACCGCATCTACACCGAGCGCGAACTGGCGCCCGGACCCGAGATCATCTTCGCCGCCAGCGGCGTCACCGACGGTGCAATGCTCAAGGGCGTGCGTTTCTTCGGTCACGGCTTTCGTACCAACTCGCTGGTGATTTCGCTGCGCGACCGCATGGTGCGCTTCGTCGATACCGTGCACCTGAGCGACGCCCCGGACGCGGTCGTCGAATTCTGAGCCGAAGTGCTCGGCGCTGGTTACTGCTGCTCGAATGCGGCGCGGGCGGCGGCGCGCAGTTCGGGCCGGCACAGCACGTCGAGCACGGTCATGGCCAGCGCCTTGGCCCCGTCGAGAACGGCCTGATCGCCCGAGGGCGAGACCGCGTAGGCGGCGAACTCGCTGGAGTGCAGCGGCACGTGCGCCGGGGCCGCGGCGATCATCGGGTGGATCGCCGGCACCAGTTTGCTGATGTTGCCCATATCGGTACTGCCGCTGACTGCCGCCGGCAGCGTGCGCAGGTCGCGCACCACTCGCCCCAAGCGCTGCACATTGGCGGCGTAGGCGGCCGCCAGCGGCTGATTGCTGTCCATGTCGGAGTACTGCTCCCCGAGCCAGTGATGCTCCAACTGCGCGCCGGTGGCTTCCGCGCCGGCGCGAAAGCAGCCCAGCACGCGCGCCTTGAGCTTCTCCAGCCGCGCCTCGGTGGCGGCGCGGATGTAGAACAGGCCGGCGCTGCGCTCGGGAACGATGTTCGGGGCCTGGCCGCCATCGGTGATGATGCCGTGGACCCGTTCGCTCTCGCGGATGTGCTGGCGCAAGTGGCTGATCGAGTTGTAGGCGGTGATCAACGCATCGAGGGCGTTGACCCCGCGGTGCGGAAACGCCGCGGCATGCGCCGCCTTGCCGCGGTACTCGACCGCCACCGTCGCCACCGCCAACACTTTCATCGCCGGCAGGTCCAGTCCGGCGGGGTGCACCATCATTGCGGCATCGATGCCGTCGAAGGCGCCGCGCTTGGCCATCAGGATCTTGCCGCCGCCGCCCTCTTCGGCGGGCGTTCCCAGCACCACCACGCTGCCGTGGCAGTGAGCGATAACGCTGGCCAGGGCCGCGCCCGCGCCGGCACCGGCAGTAGCGATGATGTTGTGACCGCAACCGTGGCCGATACCCGGCAGGGCATCGTACTCGCACAGCACGGCCACGCAGGGGGCACCGCTGCCGAGGCGCGCGACGAAGGCCGTGGGCAAGTCGCAGGCGCCGCGCTCGACCGCGAAACCGGCTTGCTCCAGGTAGTCGGCGAGCCAGCCGCTGGCCTGATGCTCGGCAAATACTAACTCCGGGTGAGCGTAGATGCGCCGGCTGAGTGCCAGCAGGGTGTCGCGCTCGCGCTCGACCGCGGCGCAGACGGCAGCTTTGAGCTCGGTGACGGACTCGCTCACATCGCCCTCATCGCCCAGGCCTGGCGCCGCCGCCTGCGGGCTCCTGCTGATACATGTGCTCCATGTCGAGTACGCCTTCGGCCAGCGCCCGAACGTCGTCGTCTTCGTCGCTCAGAGCCCGCTGGACCGCGGCCAACGTCACCTCACCGCCGCGGTCGGCCAGCACCCCCAGCGCCTCGAAGCGGATCTCCGCGCTGGCGTCGTCGAGAGCGGCCTGAATGGCTTCGACCGGCTCGTCGCCTTCGAAGTCACCGAGCATCTCGACGGCCGCCAGCCGGACATCCTCGTTCTCGTCGCCGAGAGCCTGCGCCAGTACCGGCACTGCCGCCGGGTCCTCGGAACCGCCCAGCAACATCACCGCCATCAGCCGTTTATCCGGATCGGGATCAGCCGTGACCATTTGTTTGAGGGTCTCTAAGTCCGGCTCGTCATCGAGCCACGAAGGGGTGGCCGGGACCTCGAGTTCCGGCTCCACTTCGGGCCGCAGCGCCACCCGGCCGCCGGGCAGCGCGCGGGCTCTGAACTCGCTGTCCGCCTGGCCGCTCTCAACGCGACCGCCGCGGCTACCTCGCAACTGCGCCAGGCGATCGTGCACGCGCTGGCTGCGGGGCGCCGGCCGCTGGGGCCGCGCCACCTCGTCGGGCTGGCGCCGCCAGCTCAGCCACATCACCAACGTCAGCAATACCACCGCCACCCCCGCACCGATCTTCACGCCAAGGGGCCATGACTTCATGATTACTCTCCGTTCGGCCGAGCTACTTCTTGTCGGCCCTGATTCGATCGCCGTCCGCCCACTCGCTGGCTGCGGCGGTGATCGCGCTCGGCTTCGTAACAGCGGCGCAAGTCCGCCACCGCCTCCGCTCCGAGCTTCTCCCCGAAGAACTGCTGATCTACCAGCGCCACCGCCCCGCTCTGGCGGCCGCTGCGCCACAAGCCGTCAGCCGCGCGCAACAAATCCGCACTGTCGCCGGCCGCGAGTTGGGCGGGATCCGGCACGAGCAGATTCTCCACCTCGGCGGGCTCCAGCTTGAGCACGCCATTGCCGTAGTGCCGGCCCAGCAGCTCGCAGCCGAGCAAGGACGCCGTGCTCAAAAACCCGCTGGCCACGGCGGCCACCGTGATGCCAGGGCGGGGCTGAACGCTATGCAGCGCGTTGACGTGGGTCACTTCGGCTTCATTGACTAGCATGCGCGGCAGGCGCGGACAAAGGTAGGGTAACAGCGCCGCCGGCTGCGCCGGCCGCGGCAGCGCGTACCACAGCGGACGCCGCCGGCAGGTGGCGCGCGCGGGCAGGCCTTGCCGTTCGCCCTCGGCGAGGTAGGTGCGAGTGGCGGCATCGAGCTCGGCGCCGGCGGGGATCGCCAGCAGAAAGCAGCCGGCGCCCGCTTGCCGGCGCGCTTCCCAGTCCTCGCGCCGAACGATCAAGCCGTCGGCGGCGGCGGGACCGGCCAGCATCGGCCGCACGAACTCTGGGTTCACACGCTCTGCCGTGGCGGCATCGAGCACAAAGAAGCGGTTGGCGCCGGTGACGATACCGGCGCCGACGTCGGCCACGCTACCGAGCCGCCGCAGCACTCCGGCTCTTTGCAGCGAGCGCAGCAGTACCCAACCGGGGGTGGGCAGCGACGCGCCCGACCAGCGCAGCGGCGGTGCCTCGGCCACCTGGATCGCGCCGCTCTCGGCCGCGAACACCGGCGCGGCCCCGGCTGCCAGCCGCAGCGAGTGGACGCCGGGCGTGCCGGTGGTATCGGCCAGCACCACCACCATCTCGCCAAGACCGGCCAGCGGCCGCTCGAAGTTCACCACCGTGACCGAAGAAAATAACTGCGTGAGATAGCTGCGCACGTTGGCAGCGTAGTGGGCGTGGAGAATGGTGGCGGGGACGAGCACGGCCAGGCGCCCGCCGGGCTGGACGAACGAGGCCGCGTGCACAATCAGCGCCGCCCACGGCGGCGCGCTTTCGGGCAACTCGATGCCGGCCTCGGCCGCGACCCGGCGCGCCCGTGCCCGCGCCGCGGCGCCAAGCGCCCGCGCCCCGTGGCCAATGACGCTGACAAGCGCGCTAGCCGCCGGAGGGGCCGAGCGCTCGAACGGCAGGCGGGCGCGCGGATCGACGCCCAGGAAATCCCGCGCCCGCAGCCCCAGCGGTATCGCCACCCCGAGCCGTTGCAGGGCCTGCGCGCTGCGCGCGCAGGCTTCCGGGTCGGCATCGTAACCGTAGAGCTGGCGCCCCAGCGCCACCGCACTCGCGCCCAATGCTAGCAGGCGGGCGCCGGCACCGGCGAGCAAGGCAC includes these proteins:
- a CDS encoding Ig-like domain-containing protein codes for the protein MTQRRPEWTNWSLVATLALFAAACGGSDIDLGPTPTATRTGAATPTQGVTATVTVTRTPTQASASAVNGLLVVQRSVGSGSDALGAPPAFWEGNPEKASFDRALSHADWTVIGADQAGVTGSDGRFVIAGLAPGRYTLQVSRTLDGNLASVSVPFTVGDGGAAEVVAEMSWGLVKSISTYTLDGAQMRDVVGPNGTRLVTRDGRVVELSDWSRTLIDSDGDGRFDTLEVTEIFIANGPTQLVLGQSGSFYATARLSDGTTLDVTYLADWRSSSESVATIDSWGAVSALALGTTSLTATVGDLTSAPWPLTVMARPALRRIYVQNASCIYTMGAPRDDTRPPVTDPPATGILPAPNCTQVVQIGATIQFQATGEFDDGYYEDITDEVAWQLVPPEIGEVVAGLFTAKQAGTTKLSASLSGVVSEATDIRVVTEPTVVALSIYANNDGFAVIDARVGADGMRPEPCFDCGYSITVLRGDTLQFRATAQYDTGAWEDATDKVTWRSNNDDAAPIDAAGVMSAVAAGDATITATLGEVSSNLVGVHVVNDATLVSLSIYQEGGERVVGKGDQRFFRATGFYDVGFARDVTKEATWHSSDPSVGGFDSAGVFTARAAGIVKVWAELAGKQSNQEGLEVFETSEIGYCDPANVNRGVWSDDFNRVVLESDCAQYSQPGVATLRYTVTETQPHGGVFDPCLDLYVYQGETRVRTIREEGCGDPFLPLGAPGRDDAEVKYQLRAFWDLKDETGTAVAPGTYTIYGRFYLYYDPVVSITLTVLPAGHVAPPLADLVPLSATLNLPPAPACISDYQHLPSPLVDVCVANQGAGAAGPFVVSLAASSGAGEDKFTVAGLAAGEQRCISRPGLFYLDVIAAADITGTVAESDETNNRQMFFVPPPPTATPPPTCTPGGPLPTSTPTRSPRPVCTPPPCAPGQVYYCPGECPGGCGTTCVTPLPTPPPEGACFYGSQDCSAGSPELTTQEKCCMLARYSMSPLAFSWCPADHFTADGQCDACTKDPCDGLPPEQLPDLIPSDVRLSGCLLDNCYPRPAMAVCVANQGEAPSGSFYVSVNGGLALYFSGLAAGDEQCLETPYVAPAVVVADAGGWVAESREDNNTREFVPPTPEATACDVLPSDCTPGMKTPTPTPFPACTPPRCGPDQAYHCPDDDCPGGCGMICVMADGTIPPTPTMVP
- a CDS encoding class I fructose-bisphosphate aldolase, with amino-acid sequence MTERTREILSWYRSDTPGTLTNIARLLNHGRLGGTGKLVILPVDQGFEHGPARSFAPNPAGYDPRYHFELALAAGCNAYAAPLGFIEAGAAEFAGEIPLILKLNNSDSLFGGADPCPAITGSVDDALRLGCAAIGFTIYPASSARNEMYGQIRALSEEAKRKGLAVVVWSYPRGSGISKEGETAIDVIAYAAQIAAQLGAHLIKVKPPTAHLEQSAAKKVYEKERIPIATLAERVRHVVQGAFNGRRIVIFSGGEAKETSAILDEIRAIRDGGGFGSIIGRNSFQRPKDEAVKFLHTVMDIYAGTAK
- the glpX gene encoding class II fructose-bisphosphatase, which gives rise to MEQMLSREFLRVVELAAVAAARTMGQGERHHSDDVAVEAMRKAMDTLPMRGEIVIGEGERDEAPMLFIGEKVGRGKSDDPEVAIAVDPLEGTNLCATGSPGAIAVLAASNKGGLLNAPDCYMEKIIVGPAAKGAVHLDASVAQNLKAIAARLHRAVSDLVVIVLDRPRHEKLIKEIRAAGARIRLISDGDLSAGISAAVRGTNVHAVMGTGGAPEGVLTAAALRCLNGGMEGRLVQAKPGDQEREKFEARLKSMGIVDPNRIYTERELAPGPEIIFAASGVTDGAMLKGVRFFGHGFRTNSLVISLRDRMVRFVDTVHLSDAPDAVVEF
- a CDS encoding M20 family metallopeptidase, with product MSESVTELKAAVCAAVERERDTLLALSRRIYAHPELVFAEHQASGWLADYLEQAGFAVERGACDLPTAFVARLGSGAPCVAVLCEYDALPGIGHGCGHNIIATAGAGAGAALASVIAHCHGSVVVLGTPAEEGGGGKILMAKRGAFDGIDAAMMVHPAGLDLPAMKVLAVATVAVEYRGKAAHAAAFPHRGVNALDALITAYNSISHLRQHIRESERVHGIITDGGQAPNIVPERSAGLFYIRAATEARLEKLKARVLGCFRAGAEATGAQLEHHWLGEQYSDMDSNQPLAAAYAANVQRLGRVVRDLRTLPAAVSGSTDMGNISKLVPAIHPMIAAAPAHVPLHSSEFAAYAVSPSGDQAVLDGAKALAMTVLDVLCRPELRAAARAAFEQQ
- a CDS encoding HEAT repeat domain-containing protein — translated: MKSWPLGVKIGAGVAVVLLTLVMWLSWRRQPDEVARPQRPAPRSQRVHDRLAQLRGSRGGRVESGQADSEFRARALPGGRVALRPEVEPELEVPATPSWLDDEPDLETLKQMVTADPDPDKRLMAVMLLGGSEDPAAVPVLAQALGDENEDVRLAAVEMLGDFEGDEPVEAIQAALDDASAEIRFEALGVLADRGGEVTLAAVQRALSDEDDDVRALAEGVLDMEHMYQQEPAGGGARPGR
- a CDS encoding helix-turn-helix domain-containing protein; translated protein: MTRLFGDRLRALRRARGWQLKELAVAADLSPSLLSRIERGVAAPDAAIIARLAAQLDATCEDELLLLAGQLPAALQAIVQAHPAESARLLREHFHGRPVAQPRPAVFVPAELVRALADWAVRSPADTVLDPCCGDGALLAGAGARLLALGASAVALGRQLYGYDADPEACARSAQALQRLGVAIPLGLRARDFLGVDPRARLPFERSAPPAASALVSVIGHGARALGAAARARARRVAAEAGIELPESAPPWAALIVHAASFVQPGGRLAVLVPATILHAHYAANVRSYLTQLFSSVTVVNFERPLAGLGEMVVVLADTTGTPGVHSLRLAAGAAPVFAAESGAIQVAEAPPLRWSGASLPTPGWVLLRSLQRAGVLRRLGSVADVGAGIVTGANRFFVLDAATAERVNPEFVRPMLAGPAAADGLIVRREDWEARRQAGAGCFLLAIPAGAELDAATRTYLAEGERQGLPARATCRRRPLWYALPRPAQPAALLPYLCPRLPRMLVNEAEVTHVNALHSVQPRPGITVAAVASGFLSTASLLGCELLGRHYGNGVLKLEPAEVENLLVPDPAQLAAGDSADLLRAADGLWRSGRQSGAVALVDQQFFGEKLGAEAVADLRRCYEAERDHRRSQRVGGRRSNQGRQEVARPNGE